One segment of Paramormyrops kingsleyae isolate MSU_618 chromosome 8, PKINGS_0.4, whole genome shotgun sequence DNA contains the following:
- the LOC111835863 gene encoding zinc finger and BTB domain-containing protein 46-like, with product MEIESHYRHLLRELDAQRRSGILCDVSVVVEGRVFTAHRNVLLGSSRYFKTLYGGPGAEPVTVTRLDIVTARGFEAILDFMYSARLALTGANVIEVMSAASYLQMTDIVRACHAFIRAALDISLRPKLVDEPSEFEATPGGGSSPWRGRRTSPANSSGDSAIASSHEGGSICSRDDQGPQSHESREGASTPALWPADPPPSSPTDGRLPECAEPHTGEEQQPSRSGRRKNRKNKDTVRYIAPQPESGDSHSGSPLPSTLSVSGWSGSNQGCSVADAAGEDHNGPGGYGDHKEPHEETWRAGVSEKASLQVALSGRSGMLAAHAELLEEEAGLLLEHLPHTGGGSSGDFAVVRKKFRCPCCSFSAMHQCILKRHLRSHTGERPYPCETCGKTFTRREHMKRHTQVHSKDKKYTCKVCSRAFVCAASVGIRHGSRRHGICSDCARPGGLRGELVTPERAAGVRGGMPRDGNEEAALGMLEDEKEGSDSQEMDGETRRESHWAS from the exons ATGGAGATCGAGTCTCACTACCGGCACCTCCTGCGGGAGCTGGACGCACAGAGGAGGAGCGGCATCCTGTGTGACGTCAGCGTGGTAGTGGAGGGCCGCGTCTTCACTGCACACCGCAACGTGCTGCTGGGCAGCAGTCGTTACTTCAAGACGCTGTACGGCGGCCCAGGGGCGGAGCCAGTGACCGTCACACGGCTGGACATCGTCACGGCGCGTGGCTTCGAGGCCATCCTGGACTTCATGTACTCCGCACGTTTGGCCCTCACCGGCGCCAATGTCATCGAAGTCATGTCGGCGGCTAGCTACCTGCAGATGACAGACATTGTGCGGGCATGTCACGCTTTCATCCGTGCCGCCCTCGACATCAGCCTGCGGCCCAAGCTGGTGGACGAGCCGTCCGAGTTCGAGGCGACTCCGGGCGGTGGCTCCTCCCCCTGGCGGGGACGCCGCACCAGCCCAGCCAACTCCTCGGGTGACTCCGCCATTGCCAGCAGCCATGAAGGTGGCagcatctgcagcagagatgaccaGGGTCCCCAGAGCCATGAGAGTAGGGAGGGGGCCTCCACACCGGCACTGTGGCCTGCTGACCCTCCCCCTAGTAGTCCTACTGATGGGCGGCTCCCTGAGTGTGCAGAGCCGCACACGGGTGAGGAACAGCAGCCTTCCCGGTCTGGCCGGCGGAAGAATCGCAAGAACAAAGACACAGTCCGGTACATCGCACCACAGCCAGAGTCTGGGGACAGTCACTCGGGGTCTCCACTGCCCTCCACCCTGTCTGTGTCTGGCTGGAGCGGCAGCAATCAAGGATGTTCAG TGGCTGACGCTGCCGGGGAAGATCACAACGGTCCAGGTGGCTATGGTGACCACAAGGAGCCCCATGAGGAGACGTGGCGCGCAGGGGTGTCAGAGAAGGCCAgcctgcaggtggcgctgtcTGGTAGGAGTGGCATGCTGGCAGCACATGCTGAGCTGCTAGAGGAGGAAGCCGGACTGCTGCTGGAGCACCTGCCTCACACGGGAGGCGGGTCTT ccgGCGACTTCGCAGTGGTCCGGAAGAAGTTCCGCTGCCCCTGTTGCAGCTTCTCCGCCATGCACCAGTGCATCCTGAAGAGGCACCTGCGCTCGCACACCGGCGAGCGGCCATACCCCTGCGAGACGTGCGGCAAGACCTTTACGCGCCGGGAGCACATGAAGAGGCATACGCAG GTGCACAGTAAGGATAAGAAGTATACCTGCAAAGTGTGCAGCAGAGCCTTCGTGTGCGCAGCCAGCGTGGGCATCCGGCATGGCTCGCGCAGGCACGGCATCTGCTCCGACTGCGCCAGGCCCGGCGGCTTGCGGGGGGAGCTGGTCACCCCCGAGCGAGCGGCCGGCGTCCGTGGAGGAATGCCGCGCGACGGCAACGAGGAGGCCGCTTTGGGAATGCTGGAGGACGAGAAGGAGGGCAGCGACTCGCAAGAGATGGACGGAGAGACCCGTAGAGAGTCCCACTGGGCTTCTTAG